A genomic region of Methanobacterium sp. SMA-27 contains the following coding sequences:
- a CDS encoding homocitrate synthase family protein — protein MKYLVSPFNKEAKIKFPEEITVYDTTLRDGEQTPGVCLRTPEKLKIAKKLDEVGIHQIEAGFPVVSNEEKRSVQAIVKEGLNAKILCLSRTKKSDIDTAIDCDVDGVITFMGTSDLHLKHKIKMSREEILNVCMNSIEHAKDHGLFVAFSAEDATRTDLDFLKKIYKRADDFGVDRVHIADTVGAISPYGMDYLVKEVRSTIKADIALHCHNDFGMALSNSIAGLLAGANAVSTTVNGIGERAGNTSLEELIMSLKIIYGVDLDFDISKFYELSKLVESLTHMKIPYNKPIVGKNIFRHESGIHVDAVIEEPLTYEPFLPELIGHQRRIVLGKHSGCRAVRAKLNECGIDVTKDELCKIVEQVKNKREEGKYINDEIFNTIVRSVRGPFEL, from the coding sequence GTGAAATACTTGGTAAGCCCGTTCAATAAAGAAGCAAAAATAAAGTTTCCAGAAGAGATAACCGTATATGATACAACATTAAGAGATGGTGAACAAACTCCTGGTGTGTGTTTAAGAACTCCAGAAAAGCTTAAAATTGCTAAGAAGCTTGATGAAGTTGGAATACATCAAATTGAAGCAGGATTTCCTGTGGTATCCAATGAAGAAAAGAGATCTGTTCAAGCTATTGTTAAAGAAGGTTTAAACGCAAAGATACTTTGTCTGTCACGTACTAAAAAATCAGACATTGACACTGCTATTGACTGCGATGTCGATGGTGTTATAACCTTCATGGGAACATCGGATCTACATTTGAAACACAAAATAAAGATGAGTCGGGAAGAAATACTGAATGTTTGTATGAATTCAATTGAACATGCTAAGGATCATGGATTATTTGTTGCTTTCTCTGCTGAAGATGCAACCAGAACAGATCTTGATTTTTTGAAAAAAATATACAAACGAGCAGATGATTTTGGTGTAGATAGAGTTCATATTGCAGATACTGTAGGAGCCATTAGTCCATATGGGATGGATTATCTTGTAAAGGAAGTAAGGTCTACAATCAAAGCGGATATTGCACTTCATTGTCATAACGACTTTGGAATGGCTCTTTCTAATTCAATAGCAGGGTTACTGGCAGGTGCAAATGCAGTTTCAACAACTGTAAACGGAATTGGTGAGAGGGCAGGGAATACTTCATTAGAAGAATTGATCATGTCTTTAAAAATCATATATGGTGTTGATTTGGATTTTGATATTAGCAAATTCTATGAACTTTCAAAACTCGTTGAATCACTAACCCATATGAAGATACCATACAACAAACCCATAGTTGGCAAAAATATATTCCGCCACGAGTCAGGAATACATGTTGATGCTGTTATTGAAGAACCTTTAACCTATGAACCATTTTTACCAGAATTAATAGGACATCAACGTAGAATTGTTCTTGGAAAACATTCAGGCTGCAGAGCTGTCAGAGCGAAGCTTAATGAGTGTGGGATAGATGTTACTAAGGATGAACTTTGTAAAATTGTTGAACAAGTTAAAAATAAGAGGGAAGAAGGTAAATACATCAATGATGAAATATTTAACACCATTGTTCGGTCAGTTAGGGGGCCTTTTGAACTTTAA
- the hacA gene encoding homoaconitase large subunit, translating to MNITEKILAKGANKKTVNPGEIIEVEVDLAMSHDGTSPPTINTFKKISDKVWDPNKIVIICDHTVPPNTIGSAEFHKVTRKFAREQGIKKYFNHGEGICHQVLPEFGFIKPGSIVVGADSHTCTHGAFGAFATGMGATDMAFVFATGKTWFRVPEAFKINVEGKLGKYVTAKDVILNIIGEIGTFGATYKTLEFQGSTIEQMDVSGRMTICNMAIESGAKNGIMEPNKATLQYLQDRNVKSFDVVKSDKDYVYEKEYEFQVDDMEPQIACPHNVDNVDNISKVEGKTINQAFIGSCTNGRLEDLVQAGEVLKGKKVHEDVRLIIIPASAEIYRQALHNGLIDTFMDSGAIICNPGCGPCLGGHMGVLGSKEVCIATTNRNFLGRMGDPESEVFLANPAVVAASAIYGEIKDPRG from the coding sequence ATGAACATAACCGAAAAAATTCTTGCAAAGGGAGCAAATAAGAAAACAGTCAATCCTGGTGAAATAATTGAGGTTGAGGTTGATCTGGCAATGTCACACGATGGAACATCTCCACCCACCATTAACACTTTCAAAAAAATTTCCGATAAAGTGTGGGATCCTAACAAAATTGTTATAATCTGCGATCATACTGTACCTCCAAATACTATTGGATCAGCAGAATTTCATAAAGTCACAAGAAAGTTTGCCAGAGAACAGGGTATAAAAAAATATTTTAATCATGGGGAAGGGATATGCCATCAAGTACTTCCAGAATTTGGATTTATAAAACCAGGTTCCATAGTTGTGGGTGCTGATTCACACACATGTACACACGGTGCTTTTGGAGCATTTGCAACTGGAATGGGTGCAACTGATATGGCATTTGTTTTTGCAACGGGTAAAACATGGTTTCGAGTACCTGAAGCTTTTAAAATCAATGTTGAAGGTAAATTAGGCAAATATGTCACAGCTAAAGATGTTATACTCAATATAATCGGGGAAATAGGCACATTTGGTGCAACTTACAAGACACTAGAATTTCAGGGAAGTACAATCGAACAAATGGATGTATCTGGTAGAATGACCATATGCAACATGGCAATTGAGAGCGGCGCAAAGAATGGTATAATGGAGCCTAACAAAGCGACTCTACAGTATTTACAGGATAGAAACGTTAAATCATTTGATGTAGTAAAATCTGATAAGGACTATGTCTACGAAAAAGAATATGAATTTCAAGTAGACGATATGGAACCACAAATCGCCTGTCCACACAATGTTGACAATGTTGACAATATTTCCAAAGTTGAGGGCAAAACAATTAATCAGGCGTTTATAGGCTCATGTACAAATGGTCGTTTAGAAGATTTGGTACAAGCTGGAGAAGTACTTAAGGGAAAAAAGGTACATGAAGATGTAAGACTTATTATAATACCTGCATCAGCTGAAATCTACAGACAAGCTCTTCATAATGGTCTCATAGATACTTTTATGGATTCTGGAGCAATAATATGTAACCCTGGATGCGGGCCGTGTCTTGGAGGTCATATGGGTGTTCTTGGATCGAAGGAAGTATGTATAGCAACTACCAATAGAAACTTCTTAGGAAGAATGGGTGACCCTGAATCTGAAGTTTTCTTAGCAAATCCTGCTGTTGTGGCTGCTTCAGCAATTTACGGCGAAATTAAAGATCCTAGAGGTTAA
- a CDS encoding chorismate lyase codes for MEQNILDGILKIEKEVGKLSNAQKILLTTDGSVTTILDVIRGHVRIETLEQKFIEADSKMAQLLNIEVGDTVNYRVVVIETQEPLIYAISLIAVDRLENEFKEDLIRADMPIGRILRKHNIESRREIKSVYYEAQEPELKKIFKEDSTMLTRTYNIIHNNEILIWLKETFPYKHFRD; via the coding sequence ATGGAACAAAATATTCTTGATGGTATCCTAAAAATTGAAAAAGAAGTGGGAAAACTTTCAAACGCCCAGAAAATACTTTTAACCACAGATGGTTCTGTAACAACCATACTCGATGTAATACGGGGCCATGTTAGGATAGAAACACTGGAACAGAAATTTATAGAAGCAGATTCTAAAATGGCTCAATTACTAAATATTGAAGTTGGAGACACAGTAAATTATAGGGTTGTTGTTATCGAAACTCAAGAGCCATTAATCTATGCAATTTCACTTATAGCTGTTGACAGACTTGAAAATGAATTTAAAGAGGATTTAATAAGGGCAGACATGCCAATTGGTAGGATACTCCGGAAACACAATATTGAATCTCGTAGAGAAATTAAATCTGTTTATTATGAGGCACAAGAACCTGAGCTTAAAAAGATATTCAAAGAAGATTCTACAATGCTTACTAGGACCTACAACATAATTCATAACAATGAAATTTTGATTTGGTTGAAAGAGACATTTCCATATAAACATTTCAGAGATTGA
- the fen gene encoding flap endonuclease-1, translating to MGVKFRDIISPESIKFEQLESKIVALDAANIIYQFLSSIRQVDGTPLMDQNGNITSHFSGILYRTSSLIEKGIRPVYIFDGTSDILKKGTQDKRREVKEESQKKMEKALEEGRIEDARKYAVRTSRMSPKIVEGSKKLLELLGVPYIQARGEGEAQASYMVENGDAWCVGSQDYDCILFGATKMVRNLTITGGKSNLELIDLKKVLENLGITREQLVDVAILVGTDFNLGVKGIGAKTGLKLIKEHENIFNVINELDIEMEVEPEILRNIFLKHEVEPNYSLKWKSPDTGGVVRFLCGDHDFSEARVLSALDKFKKIDNKQKSLKDWFG from the coding sequence ATGGGCGTAAAATTCAGAGATATAATATCCCCTGAAAGTATAAAATTTGAACAATTAGAATCTAAAATTGTTGCATTAGATGCAGCAAATATAATCTATCAATTTCTTTCGAGTATAAGACAGGTTGATGGAACACCATTAATGGATCAAAATGGTAACATCACATCACATTTTAGTGGAATACTTTACAGAACTTCATCACTCATTGAAAAGGGTATCAGGCCGGTATATATCTTTGATGGTACTTCAGATATATTGAAAAAGGGTACTCAGGATAAACGAAGAGAAGTAAAGGAAGAATCTCAGAAAAAAATGGAAAAGGCTCTTGAAGAGGGCAGAATAGAAGATGCAAGAAAATATGCTGTTAGAACTTCAAGGATGTCTCCAAAAATTGTTGAAGGGTCTAAAAAACTTCTAGAATTATTAGGAGTTCCATATATACAAGCTAGAGGTGAAGGTGAAGCTCAAGCATCGTATATGGTTGAAAATGGGGATGCTTGGTGTGTTGGATCACAGGATTACGATTGTATACTCTTCGGTGCCACAAAAATGGTTAGAAACCTAACTATAACTGGTGGAAAGTCAAATCTTGAATTAATTGACTTAAAAAAGGTATTAGAAAATCTTGGAATAACTAGGGAACAACTCGTTGATGTTGCAATACTTGTTGGAACAGATTTTAATCTGGGAGTTAAAGGAATTGGTGCAAAAACAGGATTAAAACTTATCAAAGAACATGAAAATATTTTTAATGTAATAAATGAGCTTGACATTGAAATGGAAGTTGAACCAGAAATTTTAAGGAATATATTCCTTAAACATGAGGTTGAACCAAATTATAGTTTAAAATGGAAATCCCCGGATACTGGGGGAGTTGTTCGCTTTTTATGTGGTGATCATGACTTTTCAGAGGCCAGGGTTTTGAGTGCTCTTGATAAATTCAAAAAAATAGACAACAAACAGAAGAGTCTTAAGGACTGGTTTGGATAA
- a CDS encoding DUF2119 domain-containing protein: MFSKVIDKGSGPTRVFIGGVHGKEGLTTLNLIQLLDENDVKDGKLLLYNCTESKYISTLNPLYYHSPMGEKILKLIKTHKPEIYVELHCYKPESYLKLIDIERKKKVGVPPLIELEHNVLISSVAPYLRTNFFKRNDVCITLEMPCRPTENSTNVYLEVMKAIAGSRNRSEFEDKLKIKYPSQVIRAQRYAAEFFGEYPAF; the protein is encoded by the coding sequence ATGTTCTCAAAGGTAATTGATAAAGGATCAGGACCTACACGTGTCTTCATAGGAGGAGTTCATGGAAAAGAGGGTTTAACAACCCTAAATCTAATTCAACTTCTTGATGAAAACGATGTTAAAGATGGAAAACTCCTTCTTTACAATTGTACTGAAAGCAAATATATTAGCACCTTAAACCCCCTCTATTATCATTCTCCAATGGGTGAAAAGATATTAAAACTTATAAAAACCCATAAACCTGAGATATACGTTGAATTACACTGTTATAAACCTGAGAGTTACCTTAAACTCATAGACATAGAAAGGAAAAAAAAGGTAGGTGTACCTCCTTTAATAGAACTGGAGCATAATGTTCTAATAAGTTCTGTGGCACCATACTTAAGAACCAATTTTTTTAAAAGGAATGATGTATGTATTACTCTTGAAATGCCTTGCAGACCAACAGAAAATTCAACAAATGTTTATCTTGAAGTGATGAAGGCAATAGCAGGTTCAAGGAATAGATCAGAATTTGAAGATAAACTTAAAATTAAATATCCTTCACAAGTAATAAGAGCCCAGAGATATGCTGCAGAGTTTTTTGGAGAATATCCTGCTTTTTAA
- the ahcY gene encoding adenosylhomocysteinase produces MSYNVKDISLAPEGKRKIEWVQRHMPVLEHIKKEFQEEKPFEGITIASCLHLEPKTINLGLTLHEGGAEVAMTGCNPLSTQDDATAAGAALGLHMYGWRGETNEEYYENINKVLDHEPDILIDDGADMIFLVHRERKELMDKIIGACEETTTGIYRLKSMHQDKALKFPVMAVNDSYMKYLFDNRYGTGQSTFDSIMGSTNVLIAGKTIVVCGYGWCGRGVSMRADGLGANVIVTEIDPIRALEARMDGYRVMTIREAVKEADMLITVTGNVDVVSGDDFKYMKDGCILANSGHFNVEINKEDLEKMSKSTKMMKPDIKEFVMEDNRKIYLLADGRLVNLAGEHGQGHPAEIMDMSFAMQTLAAKYLLNNKLEVGVYKTLDETDIHVAKLKLKAMDIKIDSLTTEQVAYLKNWEEGT; encoded by the coding sequence ATGAGTTACAATGTAAAGGATATATCATTAGCACCGGAAGGTAAAAGGAAGATTGAATGGGTTCAAAGACACATGCCAGTTCTTGAACATATAAAAAAAGAATTTCAGGAAGAAAAACCATTTGAAGGCATTACAATTGCATCTTGCTTACACTTAGAACCAAAAACAATTAATCTAGGTCTAACTCTCCATGAAGGAGGTGCTGAAGTTGCAATGACCGGTTGTAACCCGCTTTCAACTCAAGACGATGCAACTGCAGCTGGTGCTGCATTAGGACTTCATATGTATGGTTGGAGAGGCGAAACAAATGAAGAATATTATGAAAACATAAACAAGGTACTTGATCACGAACCAGACATCTTGATTGATGATGGTGCAGATATGATATTCCTTGTCCATAGAGAAAGGAAAGAACTGATGGATAAGATAATTGGAGCTTGTGAGGAAACAACAACCGGAATATACAGACTGAAATCAATGCACCAAGATAAAGCATTAAAATTCCCTGTAATGGCTGTAAATGATTCATATATGAAGTACCTCTTTGACAATCGTTATGGTACAGGACAATCTACTTTTGACTCCATAATGGGTTCAACCAATGTATTGATCGCAGGAAAGACCATCGTGGTTTGTGGATATGGATGGTGTGGTCGTGGCGTGTCCATGAGAGCAGATGGTTTAGGTGCCAACGTTATAGTAACAGAAATAGATCCAATAAGAGCACTTGAAGCTAGGATGGACGGTTACAGAGTTATGACAATTAGAGAAGCTGTTAAAGAAGCAGATATGCTTATAACAGTTACTGGAAATGTTGATGTTGTATCTGGAGATGATTTCAAATATATGAAAGATGGTTGCATATTAGCCAACTCAGGACACTTCAATGTAGAGATCAACAAAGAAGACCTAGAAAAGATGTCTAAATCAACTAAAATGATGAAACCAGATATAAAAGAATTTGTAATGGAAGATAACAGGAAAATATACCTCTTAGCCGATGGAAGGTTAGTTAACCTTGCAGGCGAACATGGACAGGGGCATCCAGCAGAAATAATGGACATGAGCTTTGCAATGCAAACCCTCGCAGCCAAATATCTCTTAAACAACAAACTTGAAGTAGGAGTCTACAAAACCCTAGATGAAACAGATATTCATGTAGCAAAACTTAAATTAAAAGCCATGGATATTAAAATAGATAGTTTAACCACTGAACAGGTTGCTTATCTCAAAAATTGGGAAGAAGGAACATAA
- a CDS encoding CDC48 family AAA ATPase: MENKEMKLKVAEAFSQADVGRSIARIDPACMQKLDLLDGDIIEIEGKKLTATRVASSQSDIGLGIIRIDGYIRKNSGTSIGEEVIVRRADYKEAKKVVLAPVEQQIMIRGEVKPAFLGRVLTMGDMIITGVRQQQQQTMRTGGLFDEFFRDVAPMGEIKLAVVSTKPAGVVQITDLTDVEIQTEPVDVSKLEGVKNVVDVTYEDIGGLKEEVKKVREMIEIPLKRPELFERLGISPPKGVLMHGPPGTGKTLLAKAVANESDAHFITINGPEIMSKYVGGSEERLRELFEEAEENAPSIIFIDEIDAIAPKREEVSGEVERRTVAQLLTLMDGLKSRGQVVVIGATNRPDALDQAIRRGGRFDREIEIGVPDKDGRGEVLQIHTRGMPLDDKVDLEEMADTTHGFVGADLESLCKEAAMRVLRRVMPDIKGDEEISSETLKKIIVTKSDFKEALKEVQPSALREVLVQVPDIKWDDIGGLESAKQELQEAVEWPLKYPESFEKFGVRPPRGVLIYGPPGTGKTLLAKAVANESDANFIAVKGPELLSKWVGESEKGIREVFRKARQTAPTVIFFDEIDSIASTRGGSSTDSGVTQRVVNQLLTEIDGLEELQDVSVIAATNRVDILDPALTRPGRFDRHVKVDDPDENARIAIFKVHTAKMPLADDVELEVLAKRTDGFVGADIEAVCREAVMLTLRDNLESENVNMKHFQDAMKKVKPKNEADLSHYR; the protein is encoded by the coding sequence ATGGAAAATAAAGAAATGAAATTAAAAGTAGCAGAAGCCTTTTCACAGGCAGATGTTGGAAGGTCAATTGCAAGAATTGATCCTGCATGTATGCAGAAACTCGATCTCCTTGATGGAGATATCATTGAAATAGAAGGTAAAAAATTAACCGCCACCAGAGTCGCATCTTCACAATCAGATATAGGCCTGGGAATTATAAGAATAGACGGGTACATAAGAAAAAATTCTGGTACCTCAATAGGCGAAGAAGTAATTGTTAGACGTGCAGATTATAAAGAAGCCAAAAAAGTTGTATTAGCACCAGTCGAACAACAGATCATGATAAGAGGAGAAGTAAAACCAGCATTTCTAGGAAGAGTGCTCACAATGGGAGACATGATCATAACAGGTGTGAGACAACAACAACAGCAAACAATGAGGACAGGAGGACTGTTCGATGAATTCTTCAGAGATGTAGCACCTATGGGTGAGATAAAACTCGCAGTTGTTTCAACAAAACCAGCTGGTGTAGTCCAAATAACAGATTTAACCGATGTAGAGATTCAAACCGAACCAGTTGACGTTTCAAAGCTTGAAGGAGTAAAAAATGTAGTTGATGTAACCTATGAAGATATAGGTGGCCTCAAAGAGGAAGTTAAAAAAGTAAGAGAAATGATAGAAATTCCTCTAAAAAGACCAGAACTCTTTGAAAGATTGGGAATTTCCCCACCTAAAGGCGTTTTAATGCATGGACCACCAGGAACAGGAAAAACACTCCTTGCAAAGGCAGTAGCAAACGAAAGCGATGCACATTTCATAACCATTAACGGGCCAGAAATAATGAGCAAGTATGTTGGAGGATCCGAAGAGAGGTTAAGGGAATTATTTGAAGAAGCTGAAGAAAATGCCCCATCAATCATATTCATAGATGAAATCGATGCTATCGCTCCTAAAAGAGAGGAAGTATCCGGAGAAGTTGAAAGAAGAACAGTTGCACAGCTACTCACACTTATGGATGGTCTTAAATCAAGAGGACAAGTAGTTGTAATAGGTGCAACCAACAGACCAGATGCACTTGACCAAGCAATAAGAAGGGGCGGAAGATTCGACAGAGAGATCGAAATCGGAGTTCCAGATAAGGATGGACGTGGCGAAGTTTTACAGATACACACAAGAGGAATGCCACTTGATGATAAAGTTGACCTCGAGGAAATGGCAGACACAACCCACGGATTTGTAGGAGCAGATCTTGAATCACTGTGTAAAGAAGCTGCAATGAGAGTTCTAAGAAGGGTAATGCCCGATATAAAGGGAGATGAAGAAATATCTTCTGAAACTCTTAAGAAAATTATTGTAACCAAATCTGATTTCAAAGAAGCTCTTAAAGAAGTACAGCCATCTGCCCTGCGTGAAGTACTTGTACAGGTCCCTGATATAAAATGGGATGATATAGGAGGACTTGAAAGTGCAAAACAGGAGCTTCAAGAAGCTGTTGAATGGCCTCTCAAATATCCTGAGAGTTTTGAGAAGTTTGGTGTAAGACCTCCAAGGGGAGTTTTGATCTATGGACCACCAGGAACAGGAAAAACACTCCTTGCAAAGGCAGTAGCAAACGAAAGTGATGCCAATTTCATAGCAGTAAAAGGGCCTGAATTACTTTCAAAATGGGTTGGAGAATCTGAAAAGGGTATTCGCGAAGTATTCAGAAAGGCTCGACAGACAGCACCAACAGTTATATTCTTTGATGAAATAGATTCAATAGCATCCACTAGGGGAGGATCCAGCACAGATTCAGGTGTTACACAGCGTGTTGTAAATCAACTATTAACAGAAATAGATGGACTCGAAGAGCTTCAAGATGTTTCTGTTATAGCCGCAACCAACCGTGTGGATATACTTGATCCCGCATTAACTAGACCTGGCAGATTTGACAGACATGTTAAAGTTGATGATCCAGATGAAAATGCTAGAATAGCCATATTCAAAGTACACACCGCTAAAATGCCATTAGCAGATGATGTTGAACTTGAGGTTTTAGCAAAAAGAACAGATGGATTTGTAGGGGCAGATATAGAAGCGGTTTGTCGTGAAGCTGTAATGCTTACCCTTAGGGATAACCTTGAATCTGAAAATGTAAATATGAAACATTTCCAGGATGCAATGAAAAAGGTTAAACCCAAAAACGAAGCAGATCTCAGCCATTATAGATAA
- a CDS encoding prephenate dehydrogenase: MKIAVIGGTRGLGKWIATFLSRKGLDIVVTGRNEITGESVSKKLGVEYIQDNIKAASNADIVIISVPIDATPDTIREIGPVMKEGSLIMDVTSVKKEPSEIMQEYAAKGVEVLPCHPMFGPRIRTLDGQVIVLTPIKTGKWYNKVFQFLESENARIIVTTPDIHDRMMSIVQGLTHFTYISIARTIEKLDIDIKESRKFASPIYNLMLDTIARITAQNPYLVYSIQTKNSYIKETHETFLNTFTELKDLIATENQEEFVSSMSSAAKHLDDLESALGRSDKAISVLTEEVSTLKKQVGREVGLRHIYSGKVHIGILDKLTPDFLTLTKNKSSTRLKLSNVEVLNNEELLQWKLENYTKKSYDISGIFPKGCNPDIIANTVNNLQDVVEAKVIDTYQGNQIPQGNVSVTIRYSIINENASIAVEKLLRGFGSQIR; the protein is encoded by the coding sequence TTGAAAATAGCCGTAATTGGAGGCACTAGAGGCCTTGGAAAGTGGATAGCTACGTTTTTAAGTAGAAAAGGTTTAGATATAGTTGTTACTGGAAGAAACGAAATTACTGGCGAATCAGTGTCTAAGAAATTAGGTGTAGAGTATATTCAAGATAATATTAAGGCAGCATCCAATGCAGATATTGTTATTATATCCGTACCCATTGATGCTACACCAGACACCATTAGAGAGATTGGACCTGTAATGAAAGAAGGATCCTTAATTATGGATGTCACGTCTGTAAAAAAGGAACCTTCAGAAATAATGCAGGAATATGCAGCTAAAGGTGTTGAAGTTCTCCCTTGCCATCCCATGTTCGGTCCTAGAATTAGAACTCTTGATGGGCAGGTAATTGTGCTGACACCTATTAAAACGGGGAAATGGTATAATAAAGTATTTCAATTTCTTGAATCAGAAAATGCTAGGATTATCGTCACAACTCCAGATATACATGATAGGATGATGAGTATAGTACAAGGGCTCACTCATTTTACATATATTAGTATTGCAAGGACAATTGAAAAACTAGATATAGATATTAAAGAATCTAGAAAATTCGCAAGCCCAATTTACAATTTAATGTTAGATACAATTGCTAGAATAACTGCACAAAATCCTTATTTAGTGTATTCTATACAGACTAAGAACAGTTATATCAAAGAAACACATGAAACTTTCCTAAACACATTCACCGAACTTAAAGATCTGATCGCTACTGAAAATCAGGAAGAGTTTGTTAGTTCAATGAGTTCTGCAGCAAAACATCTTGATGATCTTGAATCTGCTCTGGGAAGATCAGATAAAGCTATATCTGTTCTTACTGAAGAGGTGAGTACCCTCAAAAAACAGGTGGGCCGAGAAGTGGGTTTGAGACACATCTACTCAGGAAAAGTACACATAGGGATTTTAGATAAACTTACACCAGATTTTTTAACATTAACAAAAAACAAATCCTCTACTCGTCTTAAATTATCTAATGTAGAAGTTTTAAACAATGAGGAACTCCTCCAATGGAAGTTGGAAAATTACACAAAAAAAAGTTACGATATTTCTGGGATTTTTCCAAAAGGATGCAATCCAGATATTATAGCCAATACAGTCAACAATTTACAAGACGTAGTTGAGGCCAAAGTAATAGACACTTACCAAGGCAATCAGATTCCCCAGGGAAATGTAAGCGTTACAATAAGATATTCTATAATAAATGAAAATGCATCCATTGCAGTAGAAAAATTGTTAAGGGGATTTGGAAGCCAAATACGCTAG
- a CDS encoding mRNA surveillance protein pelota, translating to MRIVYQDTKKGVIEVVPETLDDLWHLSHIIKEGDLVSSLTSRRIQDSTGERLRSDRGIKKTFFMGVRVEEISFHKYTGKLRATGTIEQGPEDLVPLGSHHTLDLKLKNSVKIKKERWSKWNIKRLKDAMKASKKPSALIVAIEDDIADIGIIRQYGIDYVGPIMGSVSGKRIVQKNRKQAITDFFTELAETIKGFNDVQVIVLAGPGFSRGEFFEFLNQKYSDLAKISLLESTGAGGRAGIAEVLKKGLIEKMATEGRIAHEIRLVEDVLEEIGKSSKTVTYGKKEVKKAAQSGAIETLLVIDEMVRERNIENLMDQVENMGGKVMIISSEHDGGKQLSALGGIAALLRYSLN from the coding sequence GTGCGTATTGTTTATCAGGATACTAAAAAAGGCGTTATTGAAGTTGTTCCAGAAACACTGGATGATTTATGGCACTTATCACATATAATAAAGGAAGGAGACTTAGTTTCATCATTAACTAGCAGAAGGATTCAAGATTCAACTGGTGAGCGATTAAGAAGTGATAGGGGAATTAAAAAAACATTTTTCATGGGTGTCAGGGTTGAAGAAATAAGTTTTCATAAGTACACAGGAAAACTCAGGGCCACAGGCACTATAGAACAGGGACCCGAAGATCTGGTTCCATTGGGATCACATCATACACTAGATTTGAAACTTAAAAATTCTGTAAAGATAAAAAAAGAAAGATGGTCTAAATGGAATATTAAACGACTAAAAGATGCTATGAAGGCATCTAAAAAACCATCTGCACTTATTGTTGCGATTGAAGATGATATTGCAGACATTGGTATTATAAGGCAGTATGGGATAGATTATGTGGGCCCTATAATGGGGAGTGTGTCCGGGAAGAGAATTGTCCAAAAAAACCGTAAACAGGCAATAACTGACTTTTTTACAGAGTTAGCAGAGACAATTAAAGGATTCAATGATGTGCAGGTCATTGTACTTGCAGGACCCGGATTTTCAAGGGGTGAATTTTTTGAATTTTTAAACCAGAAATATTCTGATCTTGCCAAAATATCCCTTCTTGAAAGTACAGGAGCTGGAGGAAGAGCAGGGATAGCTGAAGTACTGAAAAAGGGTTTAATTGAAAAAATGGCAACAGAGGGAAGGATAGCACATGAAATTAGATTAGTTGAAGATGTGTTAGAAGAAATAGGCAAATCCTCTAAGACAGTTACATACGGTAAAAAAGAGGTCAAAAAAGCAGCACAATCCGGAGCTATAGAAACTCTGCTTGTTATTGATGAGATGGTACGTGAAAGGAATATTGAGAATCTCATGGATCAAGTTGAAAACATGGGTGGTAAAGTAATGATAATAAGTAGTGAACACGACGGTGGGAAACAGCTCTCAGCACTTGGTGGTATAGCAGCATTATTGAGATATAGCTTAAATTAA